In Streptantibioticus cattleyicolor NRRL 8057 = DSM 46488, a genomic segment contains:
- a CDS encoding GntR family transcriptional regulator, producing MAREAPYLEVADDLRRRIKAGEWAVGEKLPSRAQLADEYGVGRNVTQRAVDRLIIEGLLEGRAGSGTYVRRPRERMRMVRSRHRERRGGSPFRADMREHGKRGSWEAHSAARTPAPERIAARLAIAPGDLTVHTAYEFLADGQPVQLSESWEPMAITDGTPIVLPELGPLAGAGVVERMRTIGVIIETAVEVPRPGRATQREANLLGIAPGDLVMHIERTYYDTDGRPVETADITVPDVRWEVAYEIGIEADRD from the coding sequence ATGGCACGCGAGGCCCCATACCTCGAAGTGGCCGACGACCTGCGCCGCCGCATCAAGGCTGGCGAGTGGGCCGTGGGCGAGAAGCTGCCGAGCCGCGCTCAGCTGGCTGACGAATACGGCGTCGGCCGCAACGTCACCCAGCGAGCCGTCGACAGGTTGATCATTGAGGGGCTGCTGGAAGGCCGGGCCGGATCCGGCACCTACGTACGCCGACCGCGCGAGCGCATGCGCATGGTCCGCTCCCGCCACCGCGAGCGCCGCGGCGGCTCCCCGTTCCGCGCGGACATGCGCGAGCACGGCAAGCGCGGAAGCTGGGAAGCCCACAGCGCCGCGCGAACTCCTGCTCCGGAGCGCATCGCGGCCCGGCTCGCCATCGCGCCCGGCGACCTCACGGTGCACACCGCCTACGAGTTCCTGGCCGACGGCCAGCCCGTACAGCTCTCGGAGAGCTGGGAGCCGATGGCGATCACCGACGGCACGCCGATCGTGCTCCCCGAACTGGGCCCGCTCGCCGGGGCCGGCGTGGTCGAGCGCATGCGCACGATCGGGGTCATCATCGAGACCGCGGTCGAGGTGCCCAGGCCCGGCCGCGCGACGCAGCGCGAGGCGAACCTGCTCGGCATCGCACCGGGCGATCTGGTGATGCATATCGAGCGCACGTACTACGACACCGACGGCCGGCCGGTCGAGACAGCAGACATCACCGTGCCGGACGTGCGCTGGGAGGTCGCGTACGAGATCGGGATAGAAGCCGACCGCGACTGA
- a CDS encoding GntR family transcriptional regulator encodes MSERIDRLVEHIRRVVQDGSWPVGAVLNRTSMQVRFRESEWVVQEAVLILRQQGVLEMRPGVGVRPKQQGRTWRRAECPHLKWVRTATVVRERITAGRYRPGDCIPPARALAAELGAHYQTVRTGLLHLEEEGLLTRSGTRWCVAGAPPARPAPAAAGRRPAT; translated from the coding sequence ATGTCCGAGCGAATTGACCGGCTGGTCGAACACATCCGCCGGGTGGTTCAGGACGGCAGTTGGCCTGTCGGTGCCGTCCTGAACCGGACGTCCATGCAAGTGCGGTTCAGGGAAAGCGAATGGGTTGTCCAAGAGGCCGTCTTGATCCTGCGGCAGCAGGGTGTCCTTGAAATGCGGCCCGGTGTCGGAGTGCGGCCCAAGCAGCAGGGCCGCACGTGGCGGCGGGCCGAGTGCCCGCACCTGAAGTGGGTGCGGACGGCAACGGTCGTGCGGGAACGCATCACGGCCGGCCGCTACCGGCCGGGTGACTGCATCCCCCCGGCCCGGGCGCTGGCCGCAGAGCTGGGGGCCCACTACCAGACCGTCAGGACCGGGCTGCTCCATCTGGAGGAAGAGGGGCTGTTGACCCGGTCCGGGACGCGCTGGTGCGTCGCGGGCGCACCGCCCGCCCGGCCTGCCCCCGCCGCAGCCGGACGCCGACCGGCCACCTAA